One region of Niallia sp. Man26 genomic DNA includes:
- the spoIIIJ gene encoding YidC family membrane integrase SpoIIIJ, whose product MKKKLVLLFGLLFLVTILAGCTEFNQPITSESDGFWNEYIVYPLSQLIIKTAELAGGSFGISIIIVTILVRLVILPLMIKQTKNSKAMQAVQPEMEALRKKYSSKDQKTQQKLQEETMKLFQENKVNPLAGCFPLIVQMPILIGFYHAISRTREIAQHEFLWFNLGQPDPFYLLPIIAGITTFIQTKMTMAGTANQNPQMVMMLWIMPIMILVFAINFPAALSLYWVVGNIFTIIQTYFIKGPELKKSGQTGKLEGAKK is encoded by the coding sequence TTGAAGAAAAAATTAGTGTTGCTATTTGGTCTATTATTTTTAGTGACTATCTTGGCTGGATGTACAGAATTCAATCAGCCGATCACTTCAGAAAGTGATGGCTTCTGGAATGAATATATTGTTTATCCATTATCACAGCTCATCATTAAAACAGCAGAACTTGCCGGCGGAAGCTTTGGTATATCTATCATTATTGTAACAATACTAGTTCGTCTTGTTATTTTGCCGTTAATGATTAAGCAAACTAAAAACAGTAAAGCGATGCAGGCAGTGCAGCCTGAAATGGAAGCATTAAGAAAAAAATACAGCTCTAAAGATCAAAAAACACAACAAAAGCTGCAAGAAGAAACAATGAAGCTTTTCCAAGAAAATAAAGTAAATCCATTGGCAGGATGTTTTCCATTAATCGTTCAGATGCCAATATTGATTGGTTTCTACCACGCTATTTCACGTACAAGAGAAATTGCTCAGCATGAATTTTTATGGTTTAACTTAGGACAGCCAGATCCATTCTATCTGCTTCCTATCATTGCAGGGATTACGACATTCATCCAAACAAAAATGACAATGGCAGGAACAGCTAACCAAAACCCGCAAATGGTTATGATGCTTTGGATTATGCCAATCATGATCTTAGTATTTGCTATTAACTTCCCAGCTGCATTATCACTATACTGGGTTGTAGGTAATATCTTTACCATTATCCAAACGTACTTCATCAAAGGTCCGGAGTTGAAGAAGTCCGGTCAGACAGGAAAATTGGAGGGAGCCAAAAAGTGA